Proteins encoded in a region of the Massilia sp. UMI-21 genome:
- a CDS encoding DMT family transporter, producing MNLIFLLMAFCVGMAMSIQAAVNTQLAASIGANSVVAALVSFACGTIVLAGVAVSRGGLGPTFAALAGQPAWKFAGGFLGAAFVFGTVFLAPRIGLLSLIVLVIAGQLLTSMAIDHFGLVNMAVRKVSNIRVVGACVVALGVAITLFGERIVANLAR from the coding sequence ATGAACCTGATTTTCTTACTGATGGCCTTCTGTGTCGGCATGGCGATGTCGATCCAGGCCGCCGTCAATACCCAGCTGGCCGCCTCGATCGGCGCCAATTCCGTGGTGGCCGCGTTGGTGTCCTTTGCCTGCGGGACCATCGTCCTGGCCGGCGTGGCAGTCTCGCGCGGCGGGCTGGGACCGACCTTTGCGGCCCTGGCCGGCCAGCCGGCCTGGAAGTTCGCCGGCGGATTCCTGGGCGCGGCCTTCGTGTTCGGCACGGTGTTCCTGGCGCCGCGCATCGGCCTGCTGAGCCTGATCGTGCTGGTGATCGCCGGCCAGCTGCTCACGTCGATGGCGATCGACCACTTTGGCCTGGTCAACATGGCGGTGCGCAAGGTCTCGAACATCCGGGTCGTGGGTGCCTGCGTGGTGGCGCTGGGGGTGGCGATCACGCTGTTCG